The following coding sequences lie in one Bacteroidota bacterium genomic window:
- the hisC gene encoding histidinol-phosphate transaminase yields MIESYFREHITRLVPYSTARDEYKGPPGTFLDANENPFGNGLNRYPDPRQTALRETIAQLKGVHSSKVFVSSGSDEVIDLLIRLFCEPRKDKVLILPPTYGMYAVAASVHNVDVEEIVLGADFQPDVERIIQSGAKILFLCSPNNPTGNLMSREYVETILQQFGGMVVVDEAYVDFSPEGSFLPLLESFPQLIVMQTFSKAFGLAAARVGMAFAAPAVIKALDTIKLPYNLGNPSAKAALAALSRREQVLRKVEKIIRYRDQLASQLIELHCVVRVYPSDANFLLVQFVDASAVFTHLLNHGIIVRDRSRQPLLEGCLRISIGTGKENKKLLNVLKMIG; encoded by the coding sequence ATGATTGAAAGCTATTTCAGGGAACATATCACCCGATTGGTGCCATACAGCACGGCGAGAGATGAGTACAAGGGACCTCCGGGTACGTTTCTCGATGCCAATGAAAATCCTTTTGGCAACGGACTCAACCGATATCCCGATCCACGGCAGACAGCCCTTCGCGAAACCATTGCACAGCTCAAAGGCGTGCACAGCAGCAAGGTATTTGTTTCGAGTGGAAGCGATGAGGTTATTGATCTGCTGATCAGATTGTTTTGTGAGCCGCGAAAGGATAAGGTGCTCATCCTGCCCCCGACTTATGGCATGTATGCCGTGGCCGCTTCGGTGCACAATGTGGATGTGGAAGAGATTGTGCTCGGCGCTGATTTTCAGCCTGATGTGGAAAGAATAATTCAGTCGGGTGCCAAAATCCTTTTCCTGTGCTCGCCCAATAACCCCACAGGCAACCTGATGAGCCGCGAGTACGTCGAAACTATCCTGCAGCAGTTTGGGGGGATGGTGGTAGTGGATGAAGCCTACGTAGATTTTTCGCCTGAAGGTTCCTTCCTTCCTTTGCTCGAATCCTTTCCACAACTGATTGTGATGCAGACTTTTTCAAAAGCCTTCGGATTGGCAGCCGCCAGGGTCGGAATGGCTTTTGCTGCACCTGCTGTGATCAAAGCGCTGGATACCATCAAGTTGCCTTACAATCTGGGAAATCCTTCGGCAAAAGCTGCGTTGGCAGCGCTGAGCAGAAGGGAGCAGGTTTTGCGCAAAGTGGAAAAAATCATCAGATACCGTGATCAGCTTGCCTCGCAACTGATTGAACTGCATTGCGTGGTTCGGGTGTATCCTTCCGATGCAAACTTTTTGTTGGTTCAGTTTGTTGATGCGTCTGCAGTTTTCACCCATTTGCTGAATCACGGCATCATCGTCCGCGATCGTTCGCGACAGCCGCTGCTTGAGGGCTGCCTTAGGATCAGCATAGGTACCGGCAAGGAAAACAAAAAGTTACTTAATGTGTTGAAAATGATAGGATAA
- a CDS encoding OmpH family outer membrane protein — protein MKNLVKPFYLIGLVLLMSCAQAQTPAVKIGHVDSNVLMNQMPERADVEKQLEDYQKQLEGELRTMMTEYQKKVTDYQNTVSTMSNLIRQSKEKEITDLQTRIQDFQQNAEEEYADKRIELLKPIVDKIKKAIEDVGKEHNYTYIIDASTGVLLYTGANADDITDKVKAKLGIK, from the coding sequence ATGAAAAATTTAGTTAAACCTTTTTATCTCATTGGTCTGGTACTGCTGATGTCGTGTGCTCAGGCCCAAACCCCTGCCGTCAAAATCGGTCATGTGGACTCGAATGTGCTGATGAATCAGATGCCTGAACGCGCAGATGTGGAAAAACAATTGGAAGATTACCAAAAGCAACTCGAAGGCGAGCTGCGGACAATGATGACAGAGTACCAGAAAAAGGTTACTGATTACCAAAACACTGTGTCCACTATGTCGAACCTCATCCGCCAGTCGAAGGAAAAAGAAATCACCGACCTGCAAACCCGCATTCAGGATTTCCAGCAGAATGCCGAGGAAGAATATGCCGACAAACGCATCGAACTGTTGAAGCCCATCGTGGATAAAATCAAGAAAGCCATCGAAGATGTAGGCAAAGAACACAATTACACCTATATTATCGATGCCTCTACCGGAGTTCTGCTCTACACCGGTGCCAATGCAGATGACATCACCGACAAAGTGAAGGCAAAACTTGGAATAAAATAG
- the hisH gene encoding imidazole glycerol phosphate synthase subunit HisH, which produces MSRVAIIDYGAGNLTSLRYALHRCGISDVVVTSKEKLIRSADRIIFPGVGHARYAMDRLTETGLHKVIPELDQPVLGICLGMQLMCRYSEEGQVEGLGIFSAEVKRFGQPLKVPHMGWNLVKYTENQTYIPEYYYFVHGYYAEVCRETVATCDYGHLFSAVLGRDNFLGCQFHPEKSGPAGEFFLKRFLS; this is translated from the coding sequence ATGAGCCGGGTGGCAATCATCGATTATGGCGCCGGAAACCTGACCAGCCTCAGGTATGCCCTGCACCGATGTGGCATATCCGATGTGGTTGTCACTTCCAAAGAGAAACTGATTCGTTCGGCCGACAGGATCATTTTTCCGGGGGTTGGTCACGCCCGCTATGCCATGGATCGCCTGACAGAAACCGGCCTGCACAAAGTGATCCCGGAGCTTGATCAGCCTGTTTTGGGAATATGTCTGGGAATGCAGCTGATGTGTCGTTATTCAGAAGAAGGACAGGTGGAAGGATTGGGAATCTTTTCTGCGGAGGTGAAGCGTTTCGGGCAGCCCCTCAAGGTGCCGCACATGGGATGGAATCTGGTGAAATATACTGAAAACCAGACATATATCCCTGAATACTATTATTTTGTGCATGGCTATTATGCTGAGGTCTGCCGCGAAACAGTGGCAACATGCGATTACGGACATTTATTTTCGGCAGTGCTCGGTCGGGATAATTTTCTGGGCTGCCAGTTTCATCCCGAAAAGAGCGGACCTGCCGGTGAATTTTTCTTAAAACGTTTTCTATCATGA
- a CDS encoding 1-(5-phosphoribosyl)-5-[(5-phosphoribosylamino)methylideneamino] imidazole-4-carboxamide isomerase yields MNIKVIPAIDLIGGRCVRLHKGRFEELTTYDVPVHEMFSLIAGAGFKRVHVVDLDGARIGEPLQLELIAGLSKQFGLEVQSGGGYRNIHQVARALDLGISAVIIGSAAVRNPQFFTQCLERFGSDRIILAADVDGNQVKVSAWEEESGQTLEKLLETFVPQGLIYVLITDIQRDGTMKGPATVLYGDLQARYPGLEIIASGGVGQLTHLELLAEAGIRAVVLGKALYENKLTLEQLSGINKAYAG; encoded by the coding sequence ATGAATATCAAAGTCATTCCGGCTATTGACCTGATTGGCGGACGTTGTGTGCGCCTTCACAAAGGCCGTTTCGAGGAGCTAACCACCTACGATGTGCCTGTGCATGAGATGTTTTCGCTCATTGCCGGGGCCGGATTCAAACGTGTACATGTCGTTGACCTCGACGGGGCGCGCATTGGTGAACCCTTGCAGCTCGAGCTGATTGCCGGCTTGTCGAAGCAATTTGGCCTCGAAGTACAATCCGGTGGTGGTTACCGCAATATACATCAGGTGGCGCGTGCCCTCGATCTGGGCATTAGTGCTGTAATCATTGGATCAGCAGCCGTAAGAAACCCTCAGTTCTTCACCCAGTGCCTCGAAAGATTCGGCAGCGACCGCATCATTCTGGCAGCCGATGTGGATGGTAATCAGGTCAAGGTTTCGGCCTGGGAAGAGGAGAGCGGGCAAACGCTGGAGAAATTGCTGGAGACATTTGTCCCTCAAGGACTTATATATGTGCTTATTACTGATATACAGCGCGATGGCACCATGAAGGGACCTGCAACAGTGCTTTACGGCGACCTTCAGGCAAGATATCCAGGCCTCGAAATCATTGCCAGTGGTGGCGTGGGTCAACTCACTCACCTCGAATTGCTGGCCGAAGCCGGCATCCGTGCTGTGGTGCTCGGAAAGGCGCTCTACGAGAATAAGTTGACTCTTGAACAACTGAGTGGGATCAATAAGGCTTATGCTGGCTAA
- a CDS encoding isoprenyl transferase, whose product MNKQSLKDKIDLNKLPVHIAIIMDGNGRWAKKHGKHRVFGHRNGVTAVREAAEAAAELGVPYLTLYAFSTENWSRPRTEVNALMRLLLQTIKTEITTLNKNNIRLNAIGDLDSLPEINRKHLQRAIDETAGNTRMTLTLALSYSSRWELTQVGRKIAELVAEGKCKPEEVDQSCIEKLLTTSNMPDPELLIRTSGEHRISNFMLWQIAYTELYFTNTLWPDFRRDDLYKAIIDFQCRERRFGKTSEQIKKGKKQE is encoded by the coding sequence ATAAATAAGCAATCGCTTAAGGACAAAATTGATCTGAATAAGCTGCCGGTGCACATTGCCATCATTATGGACGGCAACGGACGCTGGGCGAAAAAGCACGGCAAACACAGGGTTTTCGGCCACCGCAACGGAGTTACTGCAGTGCGTGAAGCCGCTGAAGCCGCAGCCGAACTCGGCGTACCTTACCTTACCCTTTACGCTTTTTCAACTGAAAACTGGAGCCGGCCGCGCACCGAAGTCAACGCCCTGATGCGCCTGCTTCTGCAAACGATCAAGACCGAAATCACAACCCTCAATAAAAACAACATCCGCCTCAATGCCATTGGCGACCTGGACAGCCTGCCCGAAATCAACCGCAAGCACCTGCAGCGCGCCATCGACGAAACTGCAGGAAATACCCGCATGACCCTTACCCTGGCACTCAGCTATTCCAGTCGCTGGGAACTGACGCAGGTGGGGCGGAAAATTGCTGAGCTGGTTGCCGAAGGAAAATGCAAACCCGAAGAAGTGGATCAGAGCTGCATCGAAAAGCTGCTCACTACCAGCAATATGCCCGACCCGGAACTGCTCATCCGGACCAGTGGCGAACACCGCATCAGCAATTTCATGCTTTGGCAGATTGCTTACACAGAACTCTACTTCACCAATACACTCTGGCCCGATTTCAGGCGCGACGACTTGTACAAGGCAATCATTGATTTTCAGTGCCGCGAGCGCCGATTTGGCAAAACAAGTGAACAAATAAAGAAAGGAAAAAAGCAGGAATGA
- the hisB gene encoding bifunctional histidinol-phosphatase/imidazoleglycerol-phosphate dehydratase HisB has protein sequence MQKVLFIDRDGTLIHEPPDDWQVDCWEKFVFIPGVITWLGKIARELDYKLVMVTNQDGLGTPIWPEEKFWPIHNRMLEIFENEGIEFEDVFIDRSFEHQQLPSRKPGTAMLTKYLKGRHDLENSFVIGDRITDVQLAKNLGSKAVFFNNSELLPAELEEVALLKTTSWKSVYELLRMLPRKTKVRRYTHETKIELTFDPDGNGLFAVNTGIGFFDHMLAQIARHGNCDLIINALGDLHVDVHHTVEDVGISLGMALREAAGKKSGLQRYGFALPMDEASAMVLIDFAGRSYLKWEVNCAESSAGGISFVMWEHFFGSLAQHAAINLHVKAEGRDGHHTIESVFKAFARAMQMAFRRDATLTDLPSTKGIL, from the coding sequence ATGCAGAAAGTACTGTTCATCGACAGGGATGGCACCCTGATTCACGAGCCTCCCGACGACTGGCAGGTTGATTGCTGGGAAAAGTTTGTGTTCATTCCGGGGGTGATTACCTGGTTAGGAAAAATTGCCCGCGAATTGGACTACAAACTTGTGATGGTGACCAACCAGGATGGGCTCGGCACCCCTATCTGGCCGGAGGAAAAATTCTGGCCGATACACAATCGCATGCTCGAGATATTTGAAAACGAGGGCATTGAGTTCGAAGATGTGTTTATTGACCGCAGCTTCGAGCACCAGCAACTACCCAGCCGGAAACCAGGTACTGCCATGCTCACCAAATACCTCAAAGGCAGGCACGACCTGGAAAACAGTTTTGTGATCGGCGACCGCATCACCGACGTCCAACTGGCCAAAAACCTCGGCAGCAAAGCCGTCTTTTTCAATAATTCAGAGTTGTTGCCTGCTGAACTTGAGGAAGTTGCCCTGCTTAAAACCACCAGCTGGAAATCGGTTTATGAACTGCTCAGGATGCTTCCGCGCAAAACCAAAGTCAGGCGTTATACCCATGAAACCAAAATTGAGCTTACGTTCGATCCCGATGGAAACGGATTGTTCGCTGTGAATACTGGCATTGGTTTTTTTGACCATATGCTTGCCCAGATTGCCCGTCATGGTAATTGTGATTTGATAATCAATGCTTTGGGCGATCTTCATGTGGATGTGCATCACACTGTAGAAGATGTCGGGATTTCGTTGGGGATGGCGCTCAGGGAGGCTGCAGGAAAAAAATCGGGTTTGCAGCGCTATGGTTTTGCCTTGCCGATGGATGAAGCTTCGGCCATGGTGCTGATAGATTTTGCCGGAAGGAGCTACCTGAAATGGGAAGTAAACTGCGCGGAATCGTCAGCCGGCGGGATTTCATTTGTCATGTGGGAGCATTTCTTCGGTTCGCTGGCGCAACATGCCGCAATCAACCTACATGTGAAAGCTGAGGGGCGCGACGGACATCATACCATCGAATCGGTATTCAAGGCGTTTGCCCGGGCTATGCAAATGGCATTCAGGCGCGATGCCACTTTAACTGATCTGCCAAGCACCAAAGGAATCCTATGA
- the hisD gene encoding histidinol dehydrogenase: protein MLKTIYYPEPAVWPELCRRPQLNSEDLWNLMTEIFEQVSMFGDQAVRRFVGLYEGVQLDTLEVPQDQFEKAGQNLSEALKEAILKARKNIDTFHRYTMIEPPVVETMPGIRCWIRKKPVNRVGLYVPGGSAPLFSTVLMLAVPAAIAGCSEVILCTPAGKDGKVNEAVLFAAREAGVQRVFAVGGAQAIAAMAVGTESIPKVDKIFGPGNQYVTAAKQFASRSHCAIDMPAGPSEVLVIADVSARPEYVAADLLSQAEHGADSQVILVTDSMRVVDEVNKALENQLTTLPRADIASQALSNSLTILLRSTDEAIRFSNLYAPEHLILATADAESLAEKVVHAGSVFVGHFSPESAGDYASGTNHTLPTYGFARAMGGLTIDSFLKPVSFQQLTREGLSALAPVITEMASAEKLEAHRKAVEIRLKA from the coding sequence ATGCTGAAGACCATTTATTATCCCGAACCGGCTGTGTGGCCCGAACTTTGTCGCCGGCCACAACTCAACAGTGAGGATCTTTGGAACCTGATGACCGAGATTTTCGAACAGGTTTCGATGTTTGGGGATCAGGCAGTGCGTCGTTTTGTGGGATTGTACGAGGGTGTGCAGCTCGACACACTCGAAGTGCCTCAGGATCAATTTGAAAAGGCTGGTCAGAATCTTTCAGAGGCATTGAAGGAAGCCATTCTGAAGGCCAGGAAGAACATAGATACCTTCCACCGGTACACCATGATTGAGCCGCCCGTGGTGGAGACCATGCCCGGGATTCGCTGCTGGATCAGGAAAAAGCCTGTAAACCGTGTGGGGCTGTATGTGCCCGGTGGCAGCGCCCCATTGTTCAGTACCGTACTCATGCTGGCTGTACCGGCAGCCATTGCAGGTTGCAGCGAGGTGATTTTGTGTACCCCTGCTGGAAAAGACGGCAAGGTGAATGAGGCGGTGCTTTTTGCAGCCCGCGAAGCGGGTGTGCAGCGGGTTTTTGCTGTTGGAGGCGCGCAGGCCATCGCAGCTATGGCCGTTGGTACGGAATCGATACCAAAGGTGGATAAAATCTTCGGCCCTGGCAATCAGTACGTAACCGCTGCCAAGCAATTTGCCAGCCGGTCGCATTGCGCCATTGATATGCCGGCAGGTCCTTCGGAAGTGCTGGTAATAGCCGACGTAAGCGCCAGACCTGAATACGTGGCAGCCGACTTGCTGTCGCAGGCCGAACATGGCGCCGACAGCCAGGTGATCCTGGTGACCGACAGCATGCGGGTAGTTGACGAAGTGAACAAAGCCCTTGAAAATCAGCTTACTACCCTGCCTCGTGCCGATATAGCAAGCCAGGCCCTGTCGAATAGCCTGACCATACTGCTCCGCAGCACAGACGAGGCCATACGTTTTTCGAACCTATATGCGCCTGAACATCTGATCCTGGCCACAGCCGACGCGGAAAGCCTGGCCGAAAAAGTAGTGCATGCCGGTTCGGTATTCGTTGGGCACTTCAGCCCCGAAAGCGCAGGCGATTATGCCTCGGGTACCAATCACACCCTGCCTACCTATGGTTTTGCCCGTGCAATGGGCGGGCTCACCATCGACAGCTTCCTCAAACCTGTGTCTTTTCAGCAACTTACGCGTGAGGGACTGAGCGCCCTGGCTCCGGTGATTACTGAAATGGCCAGTGCCGAAAAACTGGAGGCGCATCGCAAGGCTGTGGAAATCAGGTTGAAAGCTTAG
- a CDS encoding OmpH family outer membrane protein: MKAKTLIAIIFLSLISTGLMAQLQNQRFAFVDTEYILNNIPEYKDAQEELNTLSQRWEKEVKALFDKVEEMYKAYQTEAVLLPQDLKRKREEDILKKEREAKDLQLKYFGPEGDLFKKRNELVSPIQEKIFNAMQEIAETRNYAFIFDKAAGAVLLYASPRFDISDEVLDEVGKVMQITRREDRSGKR, encoded by the coding sequence ATGAAAGCAAAAACCCTAATCGCGATTATTTTCCTCAGCCTGATAAGCACCGGTTTAATGGCTCAGCTCCAAAACCAGCGCTTTGCATTTGTTGACACCGAATATATCCTCAACAACATTCCCGAATACAAAGATGCCCAGGAGGAACTCAATACCCTGTCGCAGCGATGGGAAAAGGAAGTCAAAGCCCTTTTCGATAAGGTGGAGGAAATGTACAAAGCCTATCAGACCGAAGCAGTGTTGCTGCCGCAAGACCTGAAAAGAAAAAGAGAAGAGGATATTCTGAAAAAAGAGCGCGAAGCCAAAGACCTGCAGCTGAAATATTTCGGACCGGAAGGCGACTTGTTTAAAAAGCGCAACGAACTGGTCAGCCCGATTCAGGAAAAGATTTTCAACGCCATGCAGGAAATTGCCGAAACACGCAACTATGCCTTCATCTTCGATAAAGCTGCCGGCGCCGTCCTGCTTTATGCCAGTCCACGGTTCGATATCAGCGACGAAGTGCTCGACGAAGTCGGGAAAGTGATGCAAATCACCCGTCGCGAAGACCGCAGCGGTAAACGTTAA
- a CDS encoding BamA/TamA family outer membrane protein, whose protein sequence is MKPIAFSGKRLVLFILSIISLWSFNAPVVAQIPIGSDLSPFDYARPREYEIGGITVEGVQYLDPNVLIMLSGLKVGDRIKVPGDRITDAIRKLWDQGLFENVSISASNITGGLIFLRIDLKERPRVSKFSFQGLRKSEADDIRSKINLARGDVATDHLFVRTERIIQKHFAAKGYLNTEVEIEQKPDPSRENYVDLNIIVRKNAKVKIGEIVVEGNEALSDAEVRAAMKDTKERGVFNPLVPLGPTIVNATTDVLRLRPVSALQRIESYFTDNYRLRILKASRFEEAKFREDLEKIVKKYNSKGYRDAQVVSDSLYRIDDRNIGLKLTIFEGNRYYYRNIDWVGNTKYDDKTLSAILGISKGDVYNRELLETNLNYNPNGFDVTSLYMDDGYLFFSIEPVEVRIENDSIDLEIRIREGKQARISNVGVKGNTKTNDHVVVRELRTRPGQLFSRNDVIRTTRELANLRYFNAETIQPDVKPDYANGTVDIDYKVEETSADQIELSGGWGYGRVIGTLGLSFNNFSARNLFKREAWKPVPSGDGQKLSLRFQTFGKGYMNYSASFTEPWLGGRKPTSLSVSFYHSLFSDGKPRSDTTHAFFKIDGFTAGIGQRLTWPDDFFTLYQGINLMRYSLRNYGSIFRVGNGTGTFNVISYNIVFGRNSVSQPIFPRSGSDFSLSLELTPPYSLFSNKNYSELTESEKFRMVEYYKWKLGTSWYVETFNKLVLSARLRMGYLGAYNSTIGVTPFQRFYLGGDGLSGYSNFDGREIIAMRGYINESITPNYYKDKNIGGTIFTKYTMELRYPFSLNPSATIYGLTFVEAGNSWLGFSDFNPFEVKRSAGVGVRIFLPMFGLLGLDWGYGFDPIYGVPSANKSQFHFSINQSID, encoded by the coding sequence ATGAAGCCAATAGCATTCTCGGGAAAAAGATTAGTCCTGTTCATTCTGTCGATCATCAGTCTTTGGAGTTTTAACGCGCCGGTGGTAGCCCAGATACCCATTGGTTCCGACCTTTCGCCCTTCGACTACGCCCGGCCAAGGGAGTATGAAATCGGTGGCATCACCGTGGAAGGTGTGCAGTACCTCGATCCAAATGTGCTCATCATGCTCAGCGGCCTCAAGGTAGGCGACCGCATCAAGGTGCCCGGCGACCGCATCACCGACGCCATCCGAAAGCTATGGGATCAGGGCCTGTTCGAGAACGTCAGCATCTCGGCCTCCAACATCACAGGCGGCTTGATTTTCTTAAGAATCGACCTGAAAGAACGTCCCCGCGTGTCGAAGTTCTCATTTCAGGGCCTAAGAAAATCGGAAGCCGACGACATACGCAGCAAGATAAACCTTGCCCGGGGAGATGTGGCAACCGATCACCTGTTTGTGCGTACCGAGCGCATCATTCAGAAACATTTTGCTGCTAAAGGCTACCTGAATACCGAGGTGGAAATAGAGCAAAAACCCGACCCATCGCGCGAAAACTATGTGGACCTGAACATCATCGTCCGCAAGAATGCCAAAGTAAAAATTGGTGAGATCGTGGTAGAGGGCAACGAAGCCCTCAGCGATGCAGAGGTGCGCGCTGCAATGAAAGATACCAAAGAACGTGGGGTCTTCAACCCGCTCGTGCCACTTGGTCCCACCATTGTAAATGCCACAACCGATGTGCTCAGGCTAAGGCCGGTGAGTGCCCTGCAACGCATCGAATCCTACTTTACTGACAACTACAGACTACGCATTCTTAAAGCATCGCGCTTCGAGGAAGCGAAATTCAGAGAAGACCTCGAGAAGATTGTAAAGAAATACAACTCAAAGGGTTATCGCGACGCTCAGGTAGTATCCGACTCGCTATACCGCATTGATGACCGCAACATTGGACTGAAACTCACCATCTTCGAAGGCAACAGGTATTACTACCGCAACATCGACTGGGTGGGCAATACCAAATACGACGATAAGACCCTCTCAGCTATTCTGGGCATCAGCAAAGGCGATGTGTACAACCGCGAATTGCTCGAGACCAACCTCAACTACAATCCCAATGGTTTTGATGTCACATCGCTCTACATGGACGATGGCTACCTGTTCTTCAGCATCGAGCCGGTGGAAGTGCGCATCGAAAACGATTCGATCGACCTCGAAATCCGCATACGCGAAGGCAAGCAGGCACGCATCAGCAATGTAGGTGTGAAAGGAAACACAAAAACCAACGACCATGTGGTTGTGCGCGAACTGCGCACGAGGCCTGGACAGCTGTTCAGCCGCAACGACGTGATCCGCACCACACGCGAGCTCGCCAACCTGCGCTATTTCAATGCCGAGACCATCCAGCCTGATGTCAAACCCGATTATGCCAACGGAACTGTTGACATCGATTACAAGGTTGAGGAAACCTCTGCCGACCAGATTGAATTATCGGGAGGATGGGGCTATGGCAGGGTAATCGGCACACTGGGTCTGTCGTTTAACAATTTCTCGGCGCGTAATTTGTTCAAGCGCGAGGCATGGAAACCTGTGCCATCGGGCGACGGTCAGAAACTCTCGCTCAGGTTTCAGACTTTTGGCAAAGGCTACATGAATTACAGTGCCTCTTTCACCGAGCCCTGGCTTGGAGGCCGCAAGCCAACCTCGCTTTCCGTATCATTCTACCATTCACTCTTCAGCGATGGAAAGCCGCGAAGCGATACAACGCATGCTTTCTTTAAAATCGATGGCTTCACTGCCGGTATCGGACAACGGCTCACCTGGCCAGATGACTTTTTTACGCTTTATCAGGGAATTAACCTGATGCGCTACTCCTTGCGCAATTACGGATCCATCTTCCGGGTGGGCAATGGCACAGGCACATTCAATGTGATCAGCTACAACATTGTGTTTGGCCGCAACTCGGTCAGCCAGCCAATTTTCCCCCGCTCGGGATCCGATTTCTCGTTGTCGCTCGAACTTACACCGCCTTATTCACTGTTCAGCAACAAGAACTACAGCGAACTGACCGAAAGCGAGAAGTTCAGGATGGTGGAGTATTACAAATGGAAGCTCGGCACATCGTGGTATGTTGAAACTTTCAATAAGCTTGTGCTTTCGGCGCGCTTGCGTATGGGCTACCTTGGCGCATACAACAGCACCATTGGTGTGACGCCATTCCAGCGGTTTTATCTCGGTGGCGACGGTTTGTCGGGATACAGCAACTTCGACGGTCGCGAAATCATCGCCATGCGGGGTTATATCAACGAATCGATCACACCTAATTATTACAAGGACAAAAATATCGGCGGCACCATCTTCACCAAATACACCATGGAGCTTAGGTATCCATTCTCGCTCAACCCAAGTGCTACCATCTATGGTTTGACCTTTGTTGAAGCGGGCAACTCCTGGCTTGGATTCAGCGATTTCAATCCCTTCGAGGTAAAACGATCGGCGGGTGTAGGCGTGCGCATCTTCCTGCCCATGTTTGGCCTGTTGGGCCTCGACTGGGGCTATGGGTTCGATCCTATCTACGGCGTACCCTCGGCCAACAAGAGCCAGTTCCATTTCTCCATCAACCAATCCATCGATTAA
- a CDS encoding ATP phosphoribosyltransferase encodes MLKIAVQKSGRLNEGSLSLLKDCGIVVENGTDKLKAEATGFPLEVIFLRNSDIPEYVQDGVVHCGIIGENVLVESMARVEVVQKLGFSRCRLSIAVPKEVTFTGPGWLQGKRIATSYPNSLRAYLNANNIQAETHLINGSVEIAPSLGLADAVCDLVSSGNTLFSNGLKEVEVLLRSEAILVASHNLSHEARSLLEKLLFRIQAVLNARKYSYVLLNCPEEKIEDIIAILPGMKSPTIMPLAQKGWYSLHSVVHENDFWNHIDALKANGAEGILIIPIEKMIY; translated from the coding sequence ATGCTAAAAATTGCTGTACAAAAAAGTGGCAGGCTCAATGAAGGCTCGCTCAGCTTATTGAAAGATTGTGGTATTGTGGTTGAAAACGGCACCGATAAGCTCAAAGCTGAGGCTACGGGCTTTCCGCTGGAAGTTATCTTTTTGCGCAATTCCGACATTCCGGAATATGTGCAGGACGGGGTGGTGCACTGCGGCATTATTGGCGAAAATGTGCTTGTGGAGAGCATGGCCAGGGTGGAGGTGGTCCAGAAACTTGGATTCTCGCGTTGCCGGCTGAGCATCGCAGTGCCCAAAGAAGTTACTTTTACCGGTCCTGGCTGGCTGCAAGGCAAACGGATCGCCACATCTTACCCCAATTCGCTGCGGGCATACCTGAATGCAAACAACATCCAGGCAGAAACCCACCTGATCAACGGCTCGGTAGAGATTGCACCTTCGCTCGGACTTGCTGACGCAGTGTGCGATCTGGTGAGTTCGGGCAATACCTTGTTTAGCAATGGTTTAAAAGAGGTGGAGGTTTTGCTTCGTTCCGAGGCGATACTTGTGGCCTCGCACAACCTGAGCCATGAAGCACGCAGCCTGCTCGAAAAACTGCTGTTCAGAATTCAGGCGGTGCTCAATGCAAGAAAATATAGTTATGTGTTGCTCAACTGCCCGGAGGAAAAGATTGAAGATATCATTGCCATCCTGCCGGGTATGAAAAGCCCGACCATCATGCCGCTGGCACAAAAAGGATGGTACTCGTTGCACTCAGTGGTGCACGAAAACGATTTCTGGAACCATATCGATGCCCTGAAAGCCAACGGGGCCGAAGGTATCCTGATTATACCCATTGAAAAGATGATTTACTAA